The genomic DNA TTGAGCGTCTCTGTCCCGTCATTGTACGAGAAAGCATCCAAGGCAACCTTGGCTGTGAGTCCGTAATTTGTCCCAAAGGCTCGCTTGCAGGACTTGCAGTGACAGAGTGTTGTCCGAGCATCTTCCACCgagttgagggtgatggtgtaCTGGACGGTTTTGCAGGTGCAGCCTCCTTTGAGTTGGGTCTTGGAGTGAGAGGAGGACATTGTGCGTGCTTGAGGGTAGAagttgatggggtggtgagtggtgatctcggtggtggtcggtAAGAGTAGTAAGCGTGGGGTgtaagtggtggtggtagtggtgacTAGTGTGGACTTGATTcgaaggggggagaggatgcaGGTGCGCATTGATGAGTTGCCAATTCctgggaaagaaaagaaatggaTGATTGTTGATGGCTGGGGAGATCAAACTCGCGTGGCTTGTGGGATAGGGGGcctgtggtgggtggtgtccTTTTGTGACGTCAATGAttttgctgcttggttgAAGTGAGTACTTTCGACATCCCACTTCCTCTCACAGTCTCACTCATTATCCCTCCTACCTCTCATGTCGAAGACCCTCTTCCTAATTGGCACCTGGCTCTTCAAATTCTGGTTTCTCTTGCATTTTGCATGCCATTCATCGCATACATCCCTCTACTGATCAACTCTGTCTTGGAGTcgcccatccatctccttcttaAATGGTAGCCACGACACTACTAACGTCCAATCAGAAGCCCGATTAGCTCAGCTGGTTAGAGCGTCGTACTAATATTACTCTCTTTGAGTCATATCAAGTCATGCGAAGGTCAACAGTTCAATCCTGTTATTGGGCACATTCTTTTGtcatttttattttattttttactttGTATCGAgttattaattatttttcATAATTCTGATAATGAACGCTAATGCTATGGTTTTGTTACCCCATCCCTCATGTTATCCTTCCCTTACTCAACAAGCTTGGTACCCCTGATCACAACACCAGCCTTGACAATCTGGCCGTTACCAACATCAAACTCCTTGAGCAAAGCCAAGTTCTCCGACGCAAGGACCTCCTCAAGAGGCACCTCAACAGCGCCAATCTCGTTCTTGCCATCCATCAGGGCAATTCTTACAGGAGCAGCACCTTCGATGCTGCCAGAGAGAGGAATGCGGAAAGTATTGTCAAAGTGAGGGTTCTGGATATCCTCAGCACCGCCCGGAACATCACACTTGACGACGGTCTGGAACTTGTGCGCGCCCCAGGTAATGGCGACGCTGGGCTTGAGCTGCTCGCGAGCACCCTTGAGGTTcttgacagcagcaacaaggacGGCGAGCAAGCCCTTGATCTCTGCGGGGTTCTCCTCGCCGATGATGCTGGTGGCATCGGGGATGAATTGGTAGTATTTGCCGCTGACAGTAAGCTTGCCCGCGGTCTCCTCGCCCTTGTGCATGAGGGTAAGATCCTGCCTCTGACCATGAGCCAGGAGGAGGTTcttgacggtgatggtggcgaggCCAATGTCATCGTCGGAAGCGGTGTCTGAGTCCTTGACATCCAACGCCAGCAACTGATCGTGGTCAGAGACGATAAAGTCTCTGGTCTCGTTCCactcggggtggtggttgtcctTGACCGTGGCTGTCTTCCAGCCGGGAGTCTCGcctgagagggaggtggtgacgtAGCAGTCTGGGACATCGTGGACGAGCTTCTTGAAAATGTTCTTGGACTTGAGCTCCTCGCCAAAGTTGCTTCCTGACTCGATGGTGAGACGGACGACACCGACTGGGAGCTGGTAGGTCTTGAAGTAATCGTTGAATGGGTCAAGCTTCACGAGGAAGCGGTTAGGAAGGACGGCCATGCCGGCAATGATGGACTGGACGACCTTGCGGACGCAAGAGTCGATGAAGCCAAGATTGGCAATGTTGGCGCCATCTGTGTAGTTAAACTTGAGGtaaggggggttgatgaaggagacTTGGGCGGCGCCAATCTGCGAGTCTGTTAGTAAGGCATGCCTAGACTTGCTCCAAAGAACCTCGGTCAACTTACAAGAGGGATCACATTGGTGATTGGGCAGAGCAGGATAGATAGTCTGCCACTCAGCTTGACGTGCTCGACGCCCACCTTAGGGATCATCTTTCCGTCCATCTCAATATCGCAGTTGCCATCCCAGTTGACATCCAAGTCCAGCTTGATACCACCGTTGTCAACCTTGTGCACATCCACGTTGGAGAAGGTCATGGGCTGAACGCCCAAGTCAATCTTGGCGAAGTGAAGTGTGTTCAGGGGAGCAGGAAGCAT from Podospora pseudoanserina strain CBS 124.78 chromosome 2, whole genome shotgun sequence includes the following:
- a CDS encoding hypothetical protein (EggNog:ENOG503P4MJ; COG:S) produces the protein MRTCILSPLRIKSTLVTTTTTTYTPRLLLLPTTTEITTHHPINFYPQARTMSSSHSKTQLKGGCTCKTVQYTITLNSVEDARTTLCHCKSCKRAFGTNYGLTAKVALDAFSYNDGTETLKKYTQQNGVTREFCGECGVFICEYGKEAADKFRYVMWGSLDEPENIPPKGEFFCKERASWMPEINGVFHKREIKE
- a CDS encoding hypothetical protein (EggNog:ENOG503NYHP; COG:S) yields the protein MPRQRVPGPRSPSSCSLFALLCTARPGLGIYYTFTQLVAVYLPYFNFFTVDSASCGLFPSYGPLVSHTSHTMASLVETLTASGGPESAGFLNDLVGHLWPNICVAGGAMIKQIAEPMFAQMLPAPLNTLHFAKIDLGVQPMTFSNVDVHKVDNGGIKLDLDVNWDGNCDIEMDGKMIPKVGVEHVKLSGRLSILLCPITNVIPLIGAAQVSFINPPYLKFNYTDGANIANLGFIDSCVRKVVQSIIAGMAVLPNRFLVKLDPFNDYFKTYQLPVGVVRLTIESGSNFGEELKSKNIFKKLVHDVPDCYVTTSLSGETPGWKTATVKDNHHPEWNETRDFIVSDHDQLLALDVKDSDTASDDDIGLATITVKNLLLAHGQRQDLTLMHKGEETAGKLTVSGKYYQFIPDATSIIGEENPAEIKGLLAVLVAAVKNLKGAREQLKPSVAITWGAHKFQTVVKCDVPGGAEDIQNPHFDNTFRIPLSGSIEGAAPVRIALMDGKNEIGAVEVPLEEVLASENLALLKEFDVGNGQIVKAGVVIRGTKLVE